The following coding sequences lie in one Rutidosis leptorrhynchoides isolate AG116_Rl617_1_P2 chromosome 4, CSIRO_AGI_Rlap_v1, whole genome shotgun sequence genomic window:
- the LOC139839590 gene encoding nuclear poly(A) polymerase 1-like isoform X3, translated as MLIEMPDVTDMHPVPDAHVPVMNFKLNGVSIDLLYAKISLWVIPEDLDISQDSILQNADEQTVRSLNGCRVTDQILRLVPNIQSFRTTLRCMRFWATRRGVYSNVTGFLGGINWALLVARICQLYPNALPNMLVSRFFRVYTQWRWPNPVMLCAIKEGSLGLPIWDPRRNHKDKFHLMPIITPAYPSMNSSYNVSSSTLRIMTDEFKRGHDICEAMVLNNGSWVELFEPYRFFEAYKNYLQIDIGAENDDDMLNWKGWVKSRLRYIVLKIERDTFKMLQCHPHPGDFSDGSNPSHCSYFLGLQRKENVPVNDAKKFDIRLTIAEFKDNVRSYSLWKPGMNINVTHIKCRDIPAFVFPGGIRPSRPTRVSVDSGTSVDVNVVDGFNDDTRKRKRDDDDVLTKSTVPRLVIADGLENNGVSVGKVNNDEIGGPVTSRDAEKLATEKLMSGPYESEQRVPQDFEELEELDNSNIQNRYIGETTKGIDVESFTTKEVATSKMMKNASDTSSCLQLNGSLEELEPPELDLPLPRAIHSTAASQNKPILRFSFTSLPKATGNSS; from the exons ATGCTCATAGAGATGCCTGATGTAACAGATATGCATCCTGTACCCGATGCTCATGTTCCCGTAATGAATTTCAAGTTGAATGGGGTTTCAATTGATCTTCTTTATGCAAAAATTTCACTTTGGGTTATACCTGAA GATTTGGATATTTCTCAAGACTCAATACTGCAAAATGCGGATGAGCAGACAGTTCGAAGTCTTAATGGGTGCAGAGTTACTGACCAGATCCTGCGTCTAGTGCCTAATATTCAG AGTTTTCGGACAACATTAAGGTGCATGAGGTTTTGGGCCACTCGACGAGGAGTTTACTCAAAC GTTACTGGATTTTTAGGTGGCATAAACTGGGCGTTGCTTGTTGCACGCATTTGCCAATTGTATCCTAATGCACTGCCCAATATGCTTGTTTCTCGATTCTTCAGGGTCTACACTCAATGGAGATGGCCGAATCCAGTAATGCTCTGTGCTATAAAGGAAGGATCGCTTGGATTGCCAATTTGGGATCCAAGAAGAAACCACAAGGATAAATTTCACTTAATGCCGATTATTACTCCTGCATATCCTAGTATGAACTCTAGCTACAATGTGTCATCGAGTACTTTACGGATAATGACTGATGAATTCAAGAGAGGTCATGATATATGTGAG GCGATGGTGTTAAATAATGGTAGTTGGGTTGAACTTTTTGAGCCCTATCGTTTCTTTGAAGCATATAAGAATTATCTACAGATAGATATAGGTGcagagaatgatgatgatatgcTGAACTGGAAAGGCTGGGTTAAATCTCGCTTACGTTACATTGTACTTAAG ATTGAGAGAGACACCTTCAAAATGCTGCAATGCCACCCACATCCAGGGGACTTTTCGGACGGGTCAAACCCGTCTCACTGTAGTTATTTTTTAGGTCTTCAACGAAAAGAGAATGTTCCTGTGAATGATGCCAAGAAGTTTGATATACGATTGACGATTGCTGAGTTTAAAGATAATGTTAGATCATATTCGTTATGGAAGCCTGGAATGAACATAAACGTAACCCATATAAAATGTAGAGATATTCCCGCTTTTGTTTTTCCTGGTGGTATTCGACCTTCACGGCCcactagagtaagtgtggattcaGGAACTTCAGTTGATGTTAATGTTGTTGACGGTTTTAACGATGACACAAGGAAACGGAAACGAGACGATGATGATGTGTTGACCAAGTCAACCGTTCCCAGACTCGTAATAGCCGATGGCCTAGAAAATAACGGCGTTAGTGTGGGCAAGGTGAACAATGATGAAATCGGTGGTCCAGTCACCTCTAGAGATGCTGAGAAGCTTGCAACCGAAAAGTTAATGTCCGGTCCTTATGAATCTGAACAGAGGGTCCCACAAGACTTTgaggagctagaagaacttgataatagtaatattcaaAATAGATATATAGGCGAGACTACAAAAGGAATTGACGTGGAATCTTTCACGACTAAAGAAGTAGCTACTTCTAAAATGATGAAAAATGCATCAGACACCTCATCCTGTTTGCAGTTGAATGGGAGCTTAGAGGAGCTTGAG